A single genomic interval of Phocoena sinus isolate mPhoSin1 chromosome 15, mPhoSin1.pri, whole genome shotgun sequence harbors:
- the LOC116740442 gene encoding testis-expressed protein 49-like, giving the protein MGQGLCLEPARKARGCPSKGGPLECGVQEFGGAALSEAAQELKSGTTWPSSGAHRLTLEAQDKKEPEPTRIPPIISEDGNHSGHQNSHTRYQEAVWKVLLKTLPNKVFRVPMTDAQNFSFWRSHNPGVRPEETMPWIRSPCHCLIKSPMTRFMDHSILKDRNFSLY; this is encoded by the exons ATGGGACAGGGCCTCTGCTTAGAACCTGCACGGAAGGCGAGAGGATGCCCATcaaaaggagggcctctggagtgtggagttcagGAGTTTGGAGGTgcggccctgagtgagg CTGCCCAGGAGCTGAAGTCTGGGACCACATGGCCTAGCTCCGGGGCACATAGGCTGACTCTAGAAGCTCAGGATAAG AAAGAACCAGAGCCCACTAGGATTCCCCCTATTATCTCAGAAGATGGGAATCATTCCGGGCACCAGAATAGCCACACAAGGTACCAGGAAGCTGTATGGAAGGTGTTGTTAAAGACACTCCCCAATAAGGTCTTCAGAGTCCCCATGACTGATGCTCAGAACTTCAGCTTCTGGCGGTCCCACAATCCAGGAGTGCGCCCAGAGGAAACCATGCCATGGATCCGGAGTCCCTGCCACTGCCTCATCAAAAGCCCAATGACCAGGTTTATGGATCACTCTATTCTCAAGGACAGAAACTTCAGTCTGTATTGA